The proteins below come from a single uncultured Dethiosulfovibrio sp. genomic window:
- a CDS encoding DRTGG domain-containing protein, with product MRLDQLADFIDAEVVHGQEMLESIEIEQVYGADLMSDVLAFAQPGSLLLTGLTNIQIVRTAQMMDLPAVVFVRGKYPQKEAVDLAISLDMPVMVCHKSMFEACGILFREGLLPCTIEKRQAP from the coding sequence ATGAGGCTCGATCAGCTTGCCGATTTTATAGACGCCGAGGTGGTTCACGGCCAGGAGATGCTTGAGTCTATAGAGATAGAGCAGGTTTATGGCGCGGACTTGATGAGCGACGTCCTGGCCTTTGCTCAGCCTGGATCTCTGCTGCTGACCGGTCTGACTAATATCCAGATAGTCAGGACCGCCCAGATGATGGATTTACCGGCGGTGGTGTTCGTGAGAGGCAAGTATCCCCAGAAGGAGGCCGTCGATCTGGCTATCAGCCTCGATATGCCCGTTATGGTCTGCCATAAGAGTATGTTCGAGGCCTGTGGGATCCTCTTTAGGGAAGGACTGTTGCCATGTACGATAGAGAAGCGTCAGGCTCCTTAA
- a CDS encoding nitroreductase family protein, whose translation MENKLIDVILGRRSIRRYKDRPVEKEKIDALIRCAAAAPSAGNGRPVHFIVIRDRVVLDGIAKVHPYGAMLAQAPVAVVICADKDKNPLSRSYWEQDCGAAMENLLIAAHAMELGAVWLGVCHLPDEGAEIRSMIHVPDHVPIMGIASIGYPDEEKRPHSGEPAERLHLERW comes from the coding sequence ATGGAGAACAAGTTGATCGACGTCATTTTAGGTCGCAGAAGCATCAGGCGGTATAAGGATCGTCCGGTGGAGAAGGAGAAAATAGACGCACTGATCCGGTGTGCCGCCGCCGCTCCCAGCGCAGGCAACGGTCGTCCAGTCCATTTCATAGTGATAAGGGACAGGGTGGTGCTGGACGGTATAGCCAAGGTTCACCCTTACGGTGCCATGTTGGCTCAGGCTCCTGTGGCGGTGGTTATCTGTGCCGATAAGGATAAAAATCCTCTCTCCCGATCCTACTGGGAGCAGGACTGTGGGGCTGCCATGGAGAACCTTCTAATAGCTGCCCACGCCATGGAACTGGGGGCGGTGTGGTTGGGGGTATGTCATCTCCCCGACGAGGGGGCGGAGATAAGGTCGATGATCCACGTGCCCGACCACGTGCCTATAATGGGAATTGCGTCCATAGGTTACCCCGACGAGGAGAAGAGGCCTCATTCGGGGGAACCTGCTGAGAGACTCCATCTGGAGAGGTGGTAG
- a CDS encoding uracil-DNA glycosylase: protein MTWERLRSEVAECRRCPLHLDRNTSVFGEGPRDSSVLFVGEGPGAEEDLSGRPFVGRSGRFLSQLMEEAGVPRESVFISNVVRCRPPGNRDPKPAEVAACLPWLERLIELLNPEVVVTVGNVPSRLLLDTKDGITSLRGRFHRSRFAGMDLTVRPIFHPSYLLRNRSKERGKPLSLTLDDLRSLSPWLAGGIP from the coding sequence ATGACCTGGGAGAGACTTCGATCAGAGGTGGCGGAGTGCCGTAGGTGTCCTCTACACCTCGATAGGAACACGTCGGTTTTCGGTGAGGGCCCTAGGGACAGCTCTGTGCTCTTCGTTGGAGAGGGGCCCGGTGCTGAGGAAGACCTGTCCGGCCGCCCCTTCGTTGGGAGGTCGGGCCGTTTTCTGTCCCAGCTTATGGAGGAGGCTGGAGTCCCAAGGGAGTCGGTTTTTATCTCCAACGTGGTTCGCTGTAGGCCTCCTGGCAACAGAGATCCTAAGCCAGCGGAGGTCGCCGCCTGCCTGCCCTGGCTCGAAAGGTTGATAGAGCTTTTAAATCCTGAGGTCGTCGTGACCGTAGGGAACGTTCCGTCCAGGCTTTTGCTCGACACGAAGGATGGAATCACCTCCCTTAGGGGGCGGTTTCACCGATCCCGTTTTGCCGGAATGGATTTGACCGTAAGGCCTATATTCCATCCCTCTTACTTGCTTAGAAATAGGTCTAAAGAGCGGGGAAAACCGTTGTCTCTCACCCTCGACGACCTTAGATCTTTATCCCCCTGGCTTGCCGGGGGTATTCCCTAG
- a CDS encoding SMR family transporter, with translation MDSLGLGMIVGSALSNAAASSMMKAGFGHRGDLMDQGALGAVWQIVTNPWAIGGVGLFGISFVFMSAALSRVDLSVAYPLMSGMVYLVVLSVSVLLFGESLGIAKVLGVLAILLGITILSLGA, from the coding sequence TTGGATTCGTTAGGCCTTGGAATGATAGTGGGATCGGCCCTCTCAAACGCCGCCGCCAGTTCCATGATGAAGGCGGGATTTGGCCATCGAGGAGACCTTATGGACCAAGGTGCTCTAGGGGCGGTCTGGCAGATTGTGACCAATCCCTGGGCCATCGGGGGAGTTGGGTTGTTTGGGATTTCCTTCGTCTTCATGAGTGCCGCCCTTTCTCGGGTGGATCTTTCGGTGGCCTATCCTCTCATGTCAGGTATGGTCTACCTGGTGGTCCTGTCGGTGTCGGTCCTGCTGTTCGGCGAGTCTCTAGGGATTGCCAAGGTGTTAGGTGTCCTCGCGATTCTCTTGGGCATAACGATACTATCCCTTGGGGCTTAG
- a CDS encoding glycosyltransferase family 39 protein, which produces MSFVFKSHRVNLLLLLILSSFLFFWMLGGHGLLEPDEGRYSEIPREMIETGDYVTPRLNGVLYFEKPVLHYWLTASAFAVMGKTELASRFWPAALAVVGVLFTYWLGAYLYGKRSGLAAGVILASSLLYFAIAQINLTDMPVSAFITVAMVAFLMARLQDRRWLLLFYSAMGLAVLTKGLIGVVLPGAVIFCYMVLSRRWSIVKDTLYLPGVALFFAVTVPWFWAVCRANPDFFHFFFIHEHFVRYATKVHNRYEPVWFFVPILLVGTIPWTGFIPQAISEAIRGRKGQDESDWVGIYLTLWFAVIFAFFSLSSSKLIPYIVPVLPPLAILVGRTTVRIWNEGSRKNTLIGLSLSSVLTVLLGVAFVVYPYVQDRLPSELLVPQLVHKGIILLVGTGLAWWGYIKGSPKKVLIWLTITGIIFSLSFKTGFSLYDRINSARQLSDIIKPHLTEDDVVAQYGEYNQGIPFYLERRNVLVNYLGELEFGSKRESDPSWFIGDREFLELWNGDRRIFVVIPTRVWRHLEEKLEGAKIIGQNWREKDIVVTNRPIEEE; this is translated from the coding sequence ATGTCTTTCGTGTTCAAATCTCACAGAGTCAACCTATTGCTGCTGTTAATTCTCTCCTCTTTTCTGTTTTTCTGGATGTTAGGAGGCCACGGCCTGCTGGAGCCCGACGAAGGTCGCTACAGCGAGATCCCCAGAGAGATGATAGAGACCGGCGACTACGTCACCCCTAGGCTAAACGGGGTACTCTACTTCGAGAAACCGGTGCTACACTACTGGCTGACCGCCTCGGCCTTCGCGGTGATGGGGAAAACGGAGCTCGCCTCCCGATTCTGGCCCGCAGCTCTGGCTGTAGTGGGCGTACTCTTCACTTACTGGCTCGGAGCCTACCTCTACGGCAAGAGATCCGGCTTGGCGGCAGGGGTCATTCTGGCGTCGTCTCTGCTCTACTTCGCCATAGCCCAGATAAACCTCACAGACATGCCGGTGAGCGCCTTTATCACCGTGGCCATGGTGGCCTTCCTCATGGCTCGGCTACAGGACCGAAGATGGCTGTTGCTGTTTTATTCCGCCATGGGATTGGCGGTTCTAACCAAAGGGCTTATCGGCGTAGTCCTCCCTGGAGCAGTCATATTCTGTTATATGGTGCTCTCCAGAAGGTGGTCCATAGTTAAAGACACCCTCTACCTGCCGGGAGTAGCCCTTTTCTTCGCCGTCACCGTGCCCTGGTTCTGGGCGGTCTGTCGGGCCAACCCCGATTTCTTTCACTTTTTCTTCATCCACGAACACTTCGTCCGTTACGCCACCAAGGTCCATAACCGATACGAGCCGGTCTGGTTCTTCGTTCCTATCCTGCTGGTAGGAACGATCCCTTGGACGGGCTTTATCCCTCAGGCCATCTCCGAGGCCATAAGGGGAAGAAAAGGGCAGGACGAATCGGACTGGGTGGGGATATATCTGACCCTCTGGTTCGCCGTGATTTTCGCCTTCTTCTCCCTGTCAAGCTCTAAGCTCATACCCTACATAGTACCGGTTCTACCCCCTCTGGCCATACTGGTAGGGAGGACGACGGTGAGAATATGGAACGAAGGAAGCCGAAAAAACACTCTCATCGGCCTGTCACTATCCTCGGTCCTTACCGTCCTGTTAGGAGTGGCCTTCGTGGTCTACCCCTACGTTCAAGACAGGCTGCCATCGGAGCTTCTGGTCCCCCAACTGGTCCATAAAGGGATAATCCTACTGGTGGGAACCGGCCTGGCCTGGTGGGGATATATAAAAGGATCGCCTAAAAAGGTCCTCATATGGCTCACGATAACCGGTATAATCTTTAGCCTGTCCTTCAAGACGGGATTTTCCCTATACGACAGGATAAACTCAGCCAGGCAACTCAGCGATATAATAAAGCCCCATCTGACCGAGGACGACGTGGTTGCCCAGTACGGCGAGTATAACCAGGGAATTCCCTTCTATCTGGAGAGACGTAACGTTCTGGTGAACTACTTGGGAGAGTTGGAGTTCGGATCCAAGAGAGAGAGCGACCCCTCTTGGTTCATAGGGGATCGGGAATTCCTGGAGCTATGGAACGGCGATCGTCGGATCTTCGTGGTAATACCCACCAGAGTATGGCGCCACCTGGAGGAAAAACTTGAGGGAGCAAAAATAATAGGCCAAAACTGGCGAGAAAAGGACATAGTGGTCACCAATCGACCTATCGAGGAGGAGTAA
- a CDS encoding DegT/DnrJ/EryC1/StrS aminotransferase family protein codes for MRDSFLPFARPEVDEESIEDLCQSIRSGWLTTGPKTQAFEEDFSKAVGSTYSISVSSATAGLHLAFLGLGIKPGDEVITTPMTFVATVNAAIWAGATPVLVDIDPKTLNVDVEQLEGAITDRTKALVPVHFAGLPCDMDRIEALAEKHGLAIVEDAAHALGASYRGRAIGADRGPRRCSVFSFHPTKNITTGEGGMVCTSDEDLAERISVLRQHGMSKGAWNRYAAKGNPHYDVLFPGFKANMMDIQAAIGRGQLKKLDSFNSRRKAIVDRYRDAFKDQSGLTLPGTPAYDHVHSWHIFTPLVDVDKLDIDRDGFMGAMRELNLGTALHYQALHLFSYYQETYRWRKGDFPNAEMVSDRIVSLPLFPAMTDGDVEDVIDGVRAVIGSHL; via the coding sequence ATGAGAGATAGCTTTTTACCCTTCGCCCGCCCTGAGGTGGACGAGGAATCTATAGAGGACCTCTGTCAGTCCATAAGGTCCGGCTGGCTCACCACCGGGCCTAAGACCCAGGCATTCGAGGAGGACTTCTCAAAGGCCGTCGGGTCTACCTACTCTATATCGGTCAGCTCGGCCACCGCGGGGCTTCATCTGGCCTTTCTGGGGCTAGGCATAAAGCCAGGGGACGAGGTCATAACGACCCCGATGACCTTCGTGGCCACGGTAAACGCCGCCATATGGGCGGGGGCAACTCCGGTGCTGGTGGATATAGACCCTAAGACCCTTAATGTAGACGTAGAGCAACTTGAGGGGGCTATCACCGACAGGACCAAGGCCCTGGTTCCGGTCCACTTTGCCGGACTGCCCTGCGACATGGACAGAATAGAGGCTCTGGCGGAAAAGCACGGCCTGGCCATAGTGGAGGACGCCGCCCACGCACTGGGAGCCAGCTACAGGGGCAGGGCGATAGGGGCGGACAGAGGACCGAGGCGCTGCTCGGTTTTCAGCTTCCACCCGACGAAAAACATAACCACCGGAGAGGGCGGCATGGTGTGTACCTCCGATGAGGACCTGGCGGAGAGGATCTCCGTCCTTCGGCAGCACGGCATGAGCAAAGGGGCCTGGAACAGGTACGCCGCCAAAGGCAACCCCCACTACGACGTGCTTTTCCCGGGCTTCAAGGCAAACATGATGGACATTCAGGCCGCCATAGGCCGAGGGCAGCTTAAAAAACTGGACTCCTTCAACTCCAGGAGAAAGGCCATAGTTGACCGATATCGTGATGCCTTTAAAGACCAATCTGGACTTACCCTGCCCGGCACCCCGGCCTACGACCACGTCCACAGCTGGCACATCTTCACCCCTCTTGTGGACGTGGATAAACTTGATATAGACCGAGACGGTTTTATGGGAGCCATGAGGGAGCTCAACCTGGGCACCGCCCTCCACTATCAGGCCCTCCACCTGTTCTCCTACTACCAGGAGACCTACCGCTGGAGGAAAGGCGACTTCCCTAACGCCGAGATGGTCTCGGACAGAATAGTGTCCCTGCCCCTCTTCCCAGCCATGACCGACGGAGACGTAGAGGACGTGATAGATGGGGTTCGTGCGGTTATAGGGAGCCATCTATGA
- a CDS encoding glycosyltransferase: protein MRPEVSLVIPVYNEEESLPELFGRTVKVLKGLNRPYELILVDDGSRDRSLALCLELREREESIRVASMNGNFGQHMAIMAGFSLARGEMVITMDADLQNPPEEIPKLIKAMERGHDVVGTIRTFRKDPLFRKVASKIVNKVTNRITGLSLNDYGCMLRGYRRRIVDLILQCQETTTFIPALAQKFALSPVEVSVKHSERKKGESKYGLFKLVRLNFDLMTGFSMVPLQAVTMTGIAVAVMSLCFTVMLVLRRLFLGPEAEGVFTLFAINFFLMGITMMSVGIGGEYVGRVYQEVRKRPRYVIRHVYQEEQEND from the coding sequence ATGAGACCAGAGGTTTCCCTTGTAATACCGGTCTACAACGAAGAGGAGTCGCTACCCGAGCTTTTCGGCCGAACGGTGAAGGTACTTAAGGGACTGAACCGTCCCTACGAGCTCATACTGGTGGACGACGGCAGCAGAGATCGGTCTTTAGCCCTGTGTCTGGAGCTTAGGGAGAGGGAGGAATCCATCAGGGTAGCCTCCATGAACGGCAACTTCGGCCAGCATATGGCCATAATGGCTGGGTTCTCACTGGCCCGGGGGGAGATGGTTATAACCATGGACGCCGACCTCCAGAACCCACCGGAGGAGATCCCGAAGCTCATAAAGGCCATGGAACGAGGCCACGACGTGGTAGGCACCATCCGCACCTTCCGAAAGGATCCCCTGTTTCGGAAGGTAGCGTCAAAAATAGTGAACAAAGTAACCAACAGGATCACCGGCCTCAGTCTGAACGACTACGGCTGCATGCTCAGAGGCTACAGGAGACGGATAGTGGACCTGATACTCCAGTGCCAGGAGACGACGACCTTCATCCCCGCACTGGCCCAAAAGTTCGCCTTAAGCCCTGTTGAGGTATCGGTAAAACACTCGGAGCGAAAAAAGGGCGAGTCCAAGTACGGCCTGTTCAAACTGGTCAGGCTTAACTTCGACCTTATGACCGGCTTTTCCATGGTTCCCCTCCAGGCTGTCACCATGACGGGCATAGCGGTAGCGGTGATGAGCCTTTGCTTCACCGTCATGCTGGTGCTCAGGAGGCTGTTTCTGGGCCCCGAGGCGGAGGGGGTATTCACCTTGTTCGCCATAAACTTCTTCCTTATGGGGATAACCATGATGTCCGTAGGCATAGGAGGAGAGTACGTAGGCAGGGTATACCAGGAGGTAAGAAAACGGCCTCGTTACGTCATACGCCACGTCTATCAGGAGGAACAGGAGAATGACTAG
- a CDS encoding formyltransferase, translating into MTRPSTVVFAYSEVGYRCLETLLDRGVNVTAVITYTDSPSEEIWFKSVADLARSRGIEPWLDMDLSDKETFKAIKALKPKIIFSFYYRDLIPNKVLKLAKLGAFNMHGSLLPRYRGRACINWAVLNGETETGATLHRMTEKADRGNIVDQEVVSIGQGDTAKEVFLKVTDVATEILGRSLESIESGEAKGVPQDDSLATTFGGRKPEDGLIRWDQSSKRIYDLIRAVTHPYPGAFSFFRDKKVYFWWGTPMEGASLGQPGSVISLDPLVISTGRGNLKVEKVQVHGEGETDGISFAKSYLRLGATFTAEPKPACQTSL; encoded by the coding sequence ATGACTAGACCATCGACGGTGGTCTTCGCCTACAGCGAGGTGGGATATCGCTGTCTTGAGACCCTTCTAGACCGAGGGGTGAACGTCACGGCGGTCATAACCTACACCGACAGCCCTTCGGAGGAGATATGGTTCAAGTCTGTGGCGGACCTGGCTCGATCCAGAGGGATCGAGCCATGGCTCGATATGGATCTGTCGGACAAAGAGACTTTCAAGGCGATAAAGGCCCTAAAACCTAAGATCATATTTTCATTCTACTACAGGGACCTCATACCGAATAAGGTGCTCAAGCTGGCAAAACTGGGGGCCTTCAACATGCACGGATCCCTCCTTCCTCGCTACAGGGGGAGGGCATGTATCAACTGGGCGGTCCTCAACGGAGAGACCGAGACCGGTGCTACCCTCCACAGAATGACCGAGAAAGCCGACAGGGGGAATATAGTCGACCAGGAGGTGGTGTCTATAGGGCAGGGTGACACCGCAAAAGAAGTTTTTCTGAAGGTCACCGACGTGGCGACGGAGATACTGGGCAGGAGCCTGGAGTCCATAGAGTCGGGGGAGGCAAAGGGAGTTCCTCAGGACGACAGCCTTGCGACGACCTTCGGGGGCAGAAAGCCCGAGGACGGCCTGATCCGGTGGGACCAAAGCAGCAAACGGATATACGACCTCATAAGAGCGGTGACCCACCCATACCCCGGGGCGTTCAGCTTTTTTCGGGATAAAAAGGTATATTTCTGGTGGGGAACCCCTATGGAGGGAGCTTCACTGGGACAGCCTGGATCGGTTATATCCCTGGACCCTCTTGTGATTTCCACCGGCAGAGGTAACCTCAAAGTGGAAAAGGTCCAGGTTCACGGGGAAGGGGAAACAGACGGCATCTCCTTCGCCAAGTCATATCTGAGACTGGGGGCGACCTTTACAGCCGAGCCTAAGCCCGCCTGTCAAACGAGCCTATAG
- a CDS encoding bifunctional UDP-4-keto-pentose/UDP-xylose synthase codes for MKILILGANGFIGSHLTERILEKTDWTVTAFDLRGDNLQGLGDRVSVKLGDLYDQDDWIDEQIGLCDVVLPLAGIAKPAYYITNPLMTFELDFEQNLKIVRMCAKHSKRIIFPSTSEVYGMSSGDTLLEDESLLIQGPIKNTRWIYSCSKQMMDRVITAYGQERGLPYTLFRPFNWIGPRLDTFDDARDRKARSITQMIYDVSVGRPITLVDGGVQRRSFTYVTDGVDCLISIIEDSKGGANGEIFNIGNPDSNHSIKALALEIVEAMKEFPRFSKFADEATLIEQPSQTYYGKGYEDVQDRKPSIAKAMELLDWRPQIGFKEAVRKTVQYYADRP; via the coding sequence ATGAAGATACTAATACTTGGAGCTAACGGCTTTATCGGTTCCCACCTGACAGAGCGAATACTGGAAAAGACCGACTGGACCGTCACCGCCTTCGACCTGAGAGGAGACAACCTCCAGGGACTGGGAGACCGGGTCTCGGTGAAGCTGGGAGACCTGTACGACCAGGACGACTGGATAGATGAACAGATCGGCCTGTGCGACGTGGTGCTTCCTCTCGCTGGAATAGCGAAGCCCGCCTACTACATAACCAACCCCCTCATGACCTTCGAGCTGGACTTCGAGCAGAACCTAAAAATCGTCAGGATGTGCGCCAAGCACTCCAAGCGGATCATCTTCCCATCCACCTCGGAGGTCTACGGCATGAGTTCCGGGGACACCTTACTGGAGGACGAGAGCCTGCTCATACAGGGGCCCATCAAGAACACGAGATGGATATACAGCTGTAGCAAACAGATGATGGATCGGGTCATAACCGCCTACGGCCAGGAGAGGGGCCTTCCCTACACCCTCTTCAGGCCCTTCAACTGGATAGGACCCAGGCTGGACACCTTCGACGACGCCAGGGACAGAAAGGCCCGATCCATAACCCAGATGATATACGACGTCTCAGTGGGCCGTCCTATCACGTTGGTGGACGGTGGAGTCCAGAGACGGAGCTTTACCTACGTCACCGACGGAGTAGATTGCCTGATCTCCATCATAGAGGACAGTAAAGGGGGGGCCAACGGCGAGATATTCAACATAGGCAACCCTGACAGCAACCACTCCATAAAGGCACTGGCCCTTGAGATAGTGGAGGCGATGAAAGAGTTTCCCCGCTTCTCAAAGTTCGCCGACGAGGCTACCTTAATAGAGCAGCCCTCCCAGACCTACTACGGGAAGGGCTACGAGGACGTACAGGACAGAAAGCCCTCTATAGCCAAGGCCATGGAGCTCCTTGACTGGCGTCCCCAGATAGGCTTCAAAGAAGCGGTCAGGAAGACCGTCCAGTACTATGCGGATCGCCCTTAA
- a CDS encoding polysaccharide deacetylase family protein — MRIALKVDVDTLRGYLEGVPRLLDLFHRRGIKASFFFSFGPDNSGKAIRRIFRKGFLSKMLRTDAPGTYGLKTMMYGTLLPAPMIVPSKPSVFRETLSQGHEVGLHAWDHVDWQDRLDLMTEGDMEGQFDRGREMYRKLTGIYPRSCAAPAWKTTDASLAMEDRKGLLYSSDTRGSGPFIPIVNGKPMRTIQIPTTLPTMDEILGRDGVDRHNASDRYCHIMTEGLNVHTIHAEMEGMSMLGSMEDLISKVKDRGGFFVTLKDIGEKLETETLPQCPIIQGYLPGRAGKVAIQGPRRKNI, encoded by the coding sequence ATGCGGATCGCCCTTAAGGTAGACGTAGACACATTAAGAGGATATTTAGAGGGAGTCCCCAGGCTTTTAGACCTCTTCCACAGGAGGGGTATAAAGGCGTCCTTTTTCTTCTCCTTCGGGCCGGATAACTCGGGAAAGGCCATCAGGAGGATATTCAGAAAGGGCTTCCTTTCCAAGATGCTCCGCACCGACGCCCCGGGGACATACGGCCTTAAGACCATGATGTACGGGACCCTCCTTCCGGCCCCGATGATAGTGCCCTCAAAACCCTCGGTGTTCAGAGAGACCCTCTCCCAGGGGCACGAGGTAGGCCTTCACGCCTGGGATCACGTGGACTGGCAGGACAGGCTGGACTTAATGACAGAAGGAGATATGGAGGGGCAGTTCGACAGGGGCAGGGAGATGTACCGAAAACTGACGGGGATCTATCCCCGTTCCTGCGCCGCCCCGGCGTGGAAAACCACCGACGCCAGCCTGGCCATGGAGGACAGAAAAGGGCTACTCTACAGCAGCGACACCAGGGGAAGCGGGCCATTCATTCCGATCGTCAATGGCAAGCCCATGAGGACGATCCAGATACCTACAACCCTCCCAACCATGGACGAGATACTGGGCAGAGACGGCGTGGACAGGCATAACGCCTCCGACCGTTACTGCCATATTATGACCGAGGGACTCAACGTCCACACGATCCACGCTGAGATGGAGGGGATGTCCATGCTGGGCTCTATGGAGGACCTTATATCCAAGGTGAAAGACAGGGGAGGGTTTTTCGTCACCCTCAAAGATATAGGAGAAAAACTAGAAACGGAGACACTGCCTCAGTGTCCGATTATCCAGGGCTATCTGCCCGGCAGGGCGGGAAAAGTGGCCATCCAGGGACCGAGGAGGAAGAATATATGA
- a CDS encoding UDP-glucose/GDP-mannose dehydrogenase family protein yields the protein MKVCMVGTGYVGLVTGACLAESGNYVRCVDIDVEKCSALNRGEIPIYEPGLDVMVSRNAKQGRLKFTTDISYGVDGADFVFIAVGTPPGPDGGADLSFVMEVARQIGRTITTTTLVVTKSTVPVGTTKEIQAIIRSELKGRGLELDFDIAFCPEFLREGSAIGDFMQPDRVVIGVETERARESLVRLFSPLTENENSIYSMNIPSAELTKYAANAMLATRISFMNELARFCEVSEANVEDVKRGIGSDSRIGPRFLNPGIGYGGSCFPKDVKALMDSSAKKGVHMSILEAVEQVNLSQKTLPVRWLKEIEGEDLSHLTVAIWGLSFKPDTDDMREAPSVEIARELRDSGASVRAFDPVAMGKAREILEDSVTYGDDGYDVLKGADCLILATEWALFREPDFQAMKRLMAKPIILDGRNVYDPVEMEEKGFIYRSVGRPRR from the coding sequence ATGAAAGTCTGTATGGTAGGAACTGGCTACGTAGGATTGGTAACAGGGGCCTGTCTGGCTGAGAGCGGAAACTACGTCCGGTGCGTCGATATCGACGTGGAGAAATGCTCCGCCCTGAACAGGGGAGAGATACCTATTTACGAGCCAGGGCTGGACGTAATGGTCTCCAGAAACGCAAAGCAGGGAAGGCTTAAATTCACCACCGACATATCCTACGGCGTCGACGGGGCGGACTTCGTCTTTATAGCGGTGGGGACCCCTCCTGGCCCCGACGGAGGTGCGGACCTGTCCTTCGTGATGGAAGTGGCCAGACAGATCGGCAGAACCATTACGACGACGACTTTGGTGGTCACAAAGTCCACCGTACCCGTCGGTACCACCAAAGAGATACAGGCCATAATAAGGTCCGAGCTGAAAGGCAGGGGACTGGAGCTGGACTTCGACATAGCCTTCTGCCCGGAGTTTCTCCGGGAGGGCTCGGCCATAGGAGACTTTATGCAACCAGATCGGGTGGTCATAGGGGTGGAGACCGAAAGGGCCAGGGAGTCACTGGTTAGGCTCTTCTCCCCCCTGACAGAGAACGAAAATTCCATATACTCTATGAACATCCCCTCGGCGGAGCTGACAAAGTACGCCGCCAACGCCATGCTGGCCACTAGGATAAGCTTCATGAACGAACTAGCCCGTTTCTGCGAGGTCTCAGAGGCCAACGTAGAGGACGTAAAAAGAGGGATAGGGTCCGATAGCCGCATAGGCCCTCGGTTCCTCAATCCCGGCATAGGCTACGGTGGCTCCTGCTTCCCAAAAGACGTAAAGGCTCTGATGGACTCCTCGGCAAAAAAAGGCGTGCACATGTCCATCCTCGAGGCGGTAGAACAGGTCAACCTTTCACAGAAGACCCTTCCGGTGAGGTGGCTAAAGGAGATAGAGGGAGAGGACCTCTCCCATCTGACGGTGGCCATCTGGGGGCTTAGCTTTAAGCCCGACACCGACGACATGAGAGAGGCTCCGTCGGTGGAGATAGCCAGAGAGCTCAGAGACTCAGGAGCCTCGGTGAGAGCCTTCGACCCGGTGGCCATGGGCAAAGCCAGAGAGATCCTGGAAGACTCTGTAACCTACGGAGATGACGGTTACGACGTCCTGAAAGGGGCGGACTGCCTTATTTTAGCCACCGAGTGGGCCCTCTTCAGAGAGCCAGATTTCCAAGCCATGAAGAGACTGATGGCAAAGCCTATTATACTGGACGGAAGAAACGTCTACGACCCGGTGGAAATGGAGGAGAAGGGCTTTATCTACCGGTCGGTAGGACGACCAAGGAGGTAA